In ANME-2 cluster archaeon, a single genomic region encodes these proteins:
- a CDS encoding protein-glutamine gamma-glutamyltransferase — translation MIKIAGTTVSPSNIDGQWPSGSIGIKIIDSMASSWAVYDYESLGQLQFELKLRMNIIAASRDLDQSGVTFASFYYSKCNSDYWYFTRDGGFLLKQGVNPSTAIMDIFTNGSKYSFECATAMVIVYYKAVLESLPVETFDRLFAGLYLLGWWYKDEDLGFSSYKRRDYFPGDYRYFKNPDVNPRTPEWQGENVIDMGDGTYYGHPIGIKTADQMVGFLNEHRKPWARWSAFLMDMAGHPDFKYLSRYE, via the coding sequence ATGATCAAAATCGCTGGAACCACTGTTTCTCCCAGTAACATTGATGGACAGTGGCCGTCAGGCAGCATTGGAATAAAGATCATTGATAGTATGGCTTCAAGTTGGGCGGTATATGATTACGAATCGCTGGGCCAACTGCAGTTTGAACTGAAGTTGAGGATGAATATCATTGCTGCTTCCAGAGACCTTGATCAAAGTGGAGTGACCTTTGCCTCATTCTATTACTCAAAGTGCAACTCAGACTACTGGTATTTCACGCGCGATGGCGGATTCCTGTTAAAACAGGGCGTGAACCCCTCCACCGCTATTATGGATATCTTTACAAATGGTTCGAAATACTCATTTGAATGTGCCACAGCGATGGTTATTGTTTATTACAAAGCAGTTCTCGAATCACTTCCTGTGGAGACCTTTGACAGACTGTTTGCAGGACTTTATCTGCTTGGTTGGTGGTACAAAGACGAAGACCTTGGGTTTAGTAGTTATAAAAGAAGAGATTACTTCCCTGGGGACTATAGATATTTCAAGAACCCAGATGTAAATCCGAGGACGCCAGAATGGCAAGGAGAGAACGTCATTGACATGGGGGACGGCACTTATTATGGCCATCCCATTGGTATAAAGACTGCTGATCAGATGGTTGGTTTTTTAAATGAACATCGGAAACCATGGGCAAGATGGTCTGCCTTTCTGATGGATATGGCAGGTCATCCGGATTTCAAATACCTGAGCAGGTACGAGTGA